The Buchnera aphidicola (Tuberolachnus salignus) genome has a segment encoding these proteins:
- the cyaY gene encoding iron donor protein CyaY, protein MNKKKFFQIIQKTYQKIEKKIEKKFLNYDIEIIQHENILTIEFSNLKKIIFTTQQYLNQLWMATYKQGYHFEYNKNLWRCIRTKKKLFKILNFICLYYTQKKK, encoded by the coding sequence ATGAATAAAAAAAAATTTTTTCAAATAATCCAAAAAACATATCAAAAAATTGAAAAAAAAATTGAAAAAAAATTTTTAAATTATGATATTGAAATCATACAACATGAAAACATTTTAACTATTGAATTTTCAAACTTAAAAAAAATAATTTTTACTACTCAACAATATTTAAATCAATTATGGATGGCAACTTATAAACAAGGATATCATTTTGAATATAATAAAAATTTATGGAGATGTATTCGAACAAAAAAAAAATTATTTAAAATTTTAAATTTTATTTGTTTATACTATACTCAAAAAAAAAAATAA
- the dapF gene encoding diaminopimelate epimerase, with translation MFLKKNMLKFSKMHGLGNDFMVVDTINQSFFFSKKLIKKWSNRTRGIGFDQLLILEPSNCVQFDFFYRIFNSNGLEVEQCGNGARCIGLYCLLNNLFCKKKIILKTQKNFLFLKILQHNIIEVNMGIPCFSPKDVFYNSSKKKLYYNVKILNNIYTMSIVSLGNPHCVILVSDLKNFPVQTVGSMLSKHNDFLYGVNVGFMQIINSKIIHLRVYERNTGETESCGSGACAAVAIGIRNKLLNSRVKVYLPGGILTISWIGEGKCLYMQGSATHVYDGKLLY, from the coding sequence ATGTTTTTGAAAAAGAATATGCTTAAATTTTCAAAAATGCATGGTTTAGGTAATGATTTTATGGTAGTTGATACAATTAATCAATCTTTTTTTTTTTCAAAAAAATTAATTAAAAAGTGGTCAAATCGAACACGTGGTATAGGTTTTGATCAATTATTAATTTTAGAACCATCTAATTGTGTACAGTTTGATTTTTTTTATCGTATTTTTAACTCAAATGGCCTGGAAGTTGAACAATGTGGAAATGGTGCAAGATGTATTGGATTATATTGTTTATTAAACAATTTATTTTGTAAAAAAAAAATTATTTTAAAAACTCAAAAAAATTTTTTATTTTTAAAAATTTTACAACATAATATCATTGAAGTAAATATGGGTATTCCTTGTTTCTCTCCAAAAGATGTTTTTTATAATTCCTCCAAAAAAAAATTATATTATAATGTTAAAATTTTAAATAATATATATACAATGAGTATTGTATCTTTAGGAAATCCTCATTGTGTTATTTTAGTTTCTGATTTAAAAAATTTTCCTGTCCAAACTGTTGGGTCAATGCTGTCAAAACATAACGATTTTTTATATGGCGTTAATGTTGGTTTTATGCAAATTATTAATTCAAAAATAATTCATTTACGTGTTTATGAACGTAACACAGGAGAAACTGAATCTTGTGGAAGTGGCGCGTGTGCGGCTGTTGCAATAGGAATACGTAATAAATTATTAAATTCTAGAGTAAAAGTATATTTACCAGGAGGTATATTAACCATTTCTTGGATCGGAGAAGGAAAATGTTTATATATGCAAGGTTCAGCCACACATGTATATGATGGAAAATTATTGTATTAA